From Choristoneura fumiferana chromosome 7, NRCan_CFum_1, whole genome shotgun sequence, the proteins below share one genomic window:
- the LOC141429932 gene encoding uncharacterized protein produces the protein MLEAKFDLRGWVTAPMTNKDMTSKEDSLSVLGLIWDLKTDQLYCNVNFVQNVTLEEKVTKRSLLSITQKVFDPVGLACPVTLVPKRIIQKTWNLKLGWDSELPINLQKEYLDWSKHIHLLIDCRIPRRLTSATINKCNNSLHVFSDASKVSFATAIFLRSEFQREVTVQLVQAKSRVAPVREVSIPRLELMANLIATRLYIQVKEALELSNCRVYFWTDASVAFTWITTEGDWNIFVKNRVKEIRQYTNVEDWYHLPGSMNPADLPSRGCNAKHLLKSKWWEGPAWLKAEESEWPMSQLNVDEQEVNKERKKVTDLLFQIYYDSENGWLDIKICVQLQE, from the exons ATGTTGGAGGCGAAATTTGACTTACGAGGTTGGGTCACAGCTCCCATGACCAATAAAGATATGACGTCAAAAGAAGACAGTCTGTCGGTACTCGGCCTTATATGGGATTTGAAAACAGATCAATTGTACTGTAATGTCAACTTCGTTCAAAACGTGACCTTAGaagaaaaagttacaaaaaggaGTTTGTTGTCCATAACCCAAAAGGTTTTTGATCCGGTCGGTTTGGCATGCCCAGTTACTCTTGTGCCCAAACGAATTATTCAAAAAACTTGGAATTTAAAGCTGGGTTGGGACTCAGAACTGCCGATTAACTTACAAAAGGAATACCTCGATTGGTCTAAACATATTCACTTGCTTATTGACTGCCGTATTCCGCGTCGACTTACCTCTGCTACAATAAACAAATGTAATAACAGCCTGCATGTCTTTAGTGATGCGAGCAAGGTGTCATTCGCGACTGCCATTTTCCTGCGAAGCGAATTTCAAAGAGAAGTTACTGTGCAGTTGGTTCAAGCGAAGTCACGCGTCGCACCAGTCCGTGAAGTCAGCATACCGCGCTTAGAATTAATGGCAAACCTAATTGCAACACGCTTGTATATTCAAGTCAAAGAAGCGTTGGAACTGTCAAATTGTCGAGTTTACTTCTGGACTGACGCAAGCGTAGCATTCACCTGGATTACGACTGAGGGAGACTGGAACATTTTTGTAAAGAACAGAGTGAAGGAGATACGTCAATATACTAACGTGGAAGATTGGTATCATCTACCAGGCTCGATGAACCCTGCCGACTTACCTTCGAGAGGCTGCAACGCTAAACACCTACTGAAGAGTAAATGGTGGGAGGGACCGGCTTGGCTGAAAGCAGAAGAAAGTGAATGGCCTATGTCTCAATTAAACGTTGATGAGCAAGAAGTCAacaaagaaaggaagaaagtg ACTGACTTACTTTTCCAAATTTACTATGATAGTGAGAACGGTTGGCTGGATATTAAGATTTGCGTACAActgcaagaataa
- the LOC141429933 gene encoding uncharacterized protein — protein sequence MCPDIKASIQNENVKTFKDGTSNLNNNIAQNKAGTTLLQTFMVNIISDNKCIQVRSFIDTGAQRSYLRRDIIEDLGLKPVSKETLSHCLFGGIETKKQSFNCYEFTVASLDNEFQCKITALDKSTICGYIPRLNTNHELFQELKKHNIALSDVGEEATPTIGLLIGADYAGFLLTDSFIRLNNNLVAMKNKFGWTLQGPIMNACSVMTNVVSANLQLSELWDLETLGIRDPAEVASKTKSDSIIMDQFRNSIKINNEGRYEVDLPWKPNHGELLDNKQLAERRLMSTTQRLLKLNEFDNYCQVFEDWLKEGVIEEVNDTARPKHYLSHHAVIKSSS from the coding sequence ATGTGCCCTGACATTAAAGCGTCAattcaaaatgaaaatgttaaaaCTTTCAAAGACGGAACGTCAAATTTGAATAACAATATAGCCCAAAATAAGGCTGGTACTACACTGTTGCAAACGTTTATGGTAAATATTATTAGCGATAATAAATGCATACAGGTACGGTCATTTATTGATACGGGCGCACAAAGATCGTATTTACGTCGCGATATTATTGAGGATTTAGGTCTTAAACCTGTCAGCAAAGAAACTTTGTCACACTGTCTCTTCGGCGGGATTGAAACTAAGAAGCAGTCGTTTAACTGCTACGAATTCACTGTCGCGAGCCTAGACAACGAGTTTCAATGCAAGATTACTGCGCTTGACAAATCCACGATCTGCGGCTACATACCTCGTTTGAACACAAACCACGAATTGTTTCAAGAGTTGAAGAAACATAACATCGCGTTGAGTGACGTCGGCGAAGAGGCTACGCCCACCATCGGGTTGCTAATCGGCGCAGACTATGCAGGCTTTTTGCTCACTGACAGTTTCATACGTCTGAACAATAACCTCGTggcaatgaaaaataaatttggatgGACACTTCAAGGGCCCATAATGAACGCATGCAGTGTAATGACGAACGTAGTATCGGCTAACTTGCAATTATCGGAGCTTTGGGATTTAGAAACTCTTGGAATACGAGACCCGGCGGAAGTCGCAAGCAAGACGAAGTCTGACTCTATCATAATGGACCAGTTTAGAAATTCGATCAAAATCAACAACGAAGGACGGTACGAAGTAGATTTACCGTGGAAACCAAATCATGGAGAGCTTCTTGACAACAAACAGTTAGCTGAACGAAGATTGATGTCAACAACACAAAGACTTCTAAAGCTGAACGAGTTTGATAACTACTGTCAAGTCTTTGAAGATTGGTTGAAGGAGGGCGTAATTGAAGAGGTCAATGACACAGCGAGACCAAAACACTACCTGTCACATCACGCTGTCATAAAGAGCTCCAGCTGA
- the LOC141429429 gene encoding very long chain fatty acid elongase 7-like isoform X1, whose amino-acid sequence MIFELPEGQLDFVEKWPVMNSNDLAFILISYLMFVLKIGPMIMEKRAPLQLRGILIAYNMSKIINSGILTYKFFFYIVDKGLFPKKCNHDEVTLHVIAGLYWKYFATKLLDLMDTVFFIVRKKSSQVTFLHVYHHTFMVIISWTSLKYDPSDHWAFMAVLNCFVHTSMYTYYCLAALGPSYAKYLWWKKYLTRMQLVQFVLVLGHVMLQTYRSQCPMHAVTYWVGCSNLFLFIILFADFYHKRYGKSRGLNAAEFVCTGQSCD is encoded by the exons ATGATTTTCGAGTTACCTGAAGGACAGT TGGATTTCGTAGAAAAATGGCCAGTGATGAACTCGAATGACTTGGCTTTCATACTGATATCGTACTTAATGTTCGTGTTAAAAATTGGTCCCATGATCATGGAGAAACGAGCGCCTCTACAATTAAGAGGGATTCTTATTGCTTACAACATGTCAAAAATCATTAACAGCGGTATTTTAACTTATAAG TTCTTTTTTTACATCGTCGATAAAGGCTTGTTTCCAAAAAAGTGCAATCACGATGAAGTTACCCTGCAt GTCATTGCCGGTCTATACTGGAAATACTTTGCCACAAAGCTACTGGACCTAATGgacacagtattttttattgtacgtaAAAAGTCTAGCCAGGTTACCTTTCTCCATGTCTACCATCACACGTTCATGGTAATTATTTCCTGGACTTCCCTCAAATACGACCCTTCTGACCACTGGGCGTTCATGGCGGTCTTAAATTGCTTCGTGCATACGAGCATGTATACGTATTATTGTTTGGCTGCCTTGGGACCTTCTTACGCGAAGTATTTGTGGTGGAAGAAGTACTTGACGCGAATGCAACTG GTTCAATTCGTCCTAGTCTTAGGCCACGTGATGCTGCAGACATACCGGAGTCAGTGCCCCATGCATGCGGTCACATACTGGGTGGGATGTTCGAACTTGTTCCTGTTCATCATCCTCTTCGCCGACTTCTACCACAAACGTTACGGCAAGTCAAGAGGCTTGAACGCTGCAGAGTTTGTTTGTACTGGGCAGAGTTGTGACTAA
- the LOC141429429 gene encoding very long chain fatty acid elongase 7-like isoform X2 — protein MDFVEKWPVMNSNDLAFILISYLMFVLKIGPMIMEKRAPLQLRGILIAYNMSKIINSGILTYKFFFYIVDKGLFPKKCNHDEVTLHVIAGLYWKYFATKLLDLMDTVFFIVRKKSSQVTFLHVYHHTFMVIISWTSLKYDPSDHWAFMAVLNCFVHTSMYTYYCLAALGPSYAKYLWWKKYLTRMQLVQFVLVLGHVMLQTYRSQCPMHAVTYWVGCSNLFLFIILFADFYHKRYGKSRGLNAAEFVCTGQSCD, from the exons A TGGATTTCGTAGAAAAATGGCCAGTGATGAACTCGAATGACTTGGCTTTCATACTGATATCGTACTTAATGTTCGTGTTAAAAATTGGTCCCATGATCATGGAGAAACGAGCGCCTCTACAATTAAGAGGGATTCTTATTGCTTACAACATGTCAAAAATCATTAACAGCGGTATTTTAACTTATAAG TTCTTTTTTTACATCGTCGATAAAGGCTTGTTTCCAAAAAAGTGCAATCACGATGAAGTTACCCTGCAt GTCATTGCCGGTCTATACTGGAAATACTTTGCCACAAAGCTACTGGACCTAATGgacacagtattttttattgtacgtaAAAAGTCTAGCCAGGTTACCTTTCTCCATGTCTACCATCACACGTTCATGGTAATTATTTCCTGGACTTCCCTCAAATACGACCCTTCTGACCACTGGGCGTTCATGGCGGTCTTAAATTGCTTCGTGCATACGAGCATGTATACGTATTATTGTTTGGCTGCCTTGGGACCTTCTTACGCGAAGTATTTGTGGTGGAAGAAGTACTTGACGCGAATGCAACTG GTTCAATTCGTCCTAGTCTTAGGCCACGTGATGCTGCAGACATACCGGAGTCAGTGCCCCATGCATGCGGTCACATACTGGGTGGGATGTTCGAACTTGTTCCTGTTCATCATCCTCTTCGCCGACTTCTACCACAAACGTTACGGCAAGTCAAGAGGCTTGAACGCTGCAGAGTTTGTTTGTACTGGGCAGAGTTGTGACTAA